The Triticum aestivum cultivar Chinese Spring chromosome 5A, IWGSC CS RefSeq v2.1, whole genome shotgun sequence genomic sequence TGAGAAAGAAAGCGCTAGAAAGATGGCGAGTGGACGTACAACATCTGCGTCCGTCCGCGGACCGCGCttcgccggcgccggccgccgcggcgccctcctcctcgcgctgctcctcgccgccgcggccgccttACTCCCAGTAGCCGAGCCTTCCTGCCCCCGaggtctccccttccttcccctttcaGTTTACTTCTGCAGTTCTTGGAACTTCCGTTCATTTACTAGCCAAGATCATATTTAAAATTTACAAACTGATCTAAGTTCCCAGTGATTTTGAAGGTTACCGGTGAATTTAAGATAGCAATGAGATTTCAGTCAGTTCGAACCAGTTCAGTACCAGATCTAAGTGTCTTACCTTTGTCTAGCAAGTACCGGAGCACTGGATAACAGTCAGTTCAGTTCTAGCAACTGCTAACTAAATGCACCAAGTTCTAGTCATCTAGTGTATTTACCTACCCAAGCTAATCTCTATTCTAGCAAGTCTATCTAGTATATGCAGCCAAACTGAGTTACTGATCTTGGTTCTACCAAGTGCTAACTGTATCTACCATCTTATTCAGACAATTCAGTCGTGAAAGATATAAACAAAATGCACCAGAGCAACTATGGAATTGGAGGATTCTCGCATATAACCGTCGCTGGCGCGCTAGCTCACGGCATGAAGGAGGTGAGTAATCAATCCAGGAACCAGACTGTACCTTGAGTTTCTCCCATTTCATGTTGCTATGAATTTATGCAGACCTTTTCTTGGATGTACTCATGTATATATATGGTTTCTTTGGTTCACCTGTATTGGAAAATGTGCCGATCTAAGATGGAGCTGTTCCTTCTTGCTTATTATGTGAAATGCTTTCCTCTAGGTGGAGGTGTGGCTCCAAACAATTAGTGCGGGCCAGAGGACACCGATCCACAGACACTCGTGTGAGGAGGTCTTTGTTGTCCTCAAAGGGAGAGGCACTCTCTTGCTGGGGTCGACCTCACTGCCGTACCCGGGAACGCCTCAGGAGATTCCTGTCTTTCAGAATAGCACATTCACAGTTCCTGTAAATGATCCACACCAGGTAAAGATGATGGATGGCTGCCGCTATTATTCAGCACACTCTGTAGTCATGAAACCATCGCTAGATTTTAAGATTATGCATTGGAATCCATTTGCATACTAGTGCTTACACCATGCCCCTTTTGATTGCAGGTTTGGAAttctgatgaacatgaagatttacAGGTGCTTGTGATCATATCGCGCCCACCTGTGAAGATGTATGTATACCTTGCTTGAATGTCTTATCCTATAGTAGTTGACAACATAAACTGAATTGATTTGTTCACACCCATCACTGTAGAGTAACTTGTGTTGGGTGATATACACACATGTTGTCAAAACCAATTTTACCCCCAAACCGCTGCTTGTTCAGTactgaaaaaaaaattcaaaggtGGGAAAATGGCATAGTGTTTTATTTTTAACAATTTTCTTCCTTTAAAATCCAACACTTGGAGTTCGAACACAATCTAAGTACCGAGAACCTTTTCATATCTCCTCATAAGTACAACAAAACATCGATGACTTAATTTCCAAATATTACAAAGTAAATACCCGTAACTTGAAATGAACATGAAACACTGTCATAGATCGCTCGACGGGCCCAGACCATCAGCATCCCtaatcaactggataggagtagcgatagatgttgcctagacggtggcttcagacttactgttgtatttctttgtaaggtcttttgagaataattaataaagtggctgcatgcatcgcctagatgcagaggccgggggtcttcctccttttctaaaaaaaaataaaaatcgcTCGACGGGCCCTCCACGAATCTTCCTCTGATGTTGTGTCCAATTGTCACACATTTTACATGTTAATTCGATATGAGCAATGCATCTATGGATGTGAAATACTACTCTACGTTTTTTTTATATCGGAAATGTTGCTTGTTGTAGATTTCTGTACGAAGATTGGAGTATGCCTCACACGGCAGCGAAGTTGAAGTTCCCCTTCGTCTGGGACGAGGACTGCTTAGACGCACCTAAAGATGAACTGTAGGTTGGAAAGTGCTCACATGGCAGCGCATCGGCCTCAGTCAGCGTACTGGTCAAGTGCGGTGTACAGCTTGCCTGCCTCCTAAATAATGCGCATGTCTGTAACATCCTTTCTGTTGGAACAACATTTTCGTGACGGATTATGTACTACTTGAGTGCATGAAGCAGCCTTCTGCAGCAAGAGCTATTTCCAAATTTTGAATTACCACTGTATTCTAGACTGCAAGCGTCGCTGATCTTCGTCAGAGGGTCATTGTTCAGCAGATTTGGTGTTGAATCCTGAACAAATTTTTTAACTCTGCATCCTATGGCTAACATGAGTGAATCTAATTCCTTCAACTTGGTAAACGGCCACGAAGCAATTACAGTACTTACTATAGAACATAAATTAGTCAGAGTGGTATCCTgattgattttattttattttttgcaaaaggaggatgtacccccggCCTCTCCATCTGGATCATGCATGTAGCAATTTTATTAATTATTCGTAAAGACCATACAAGGTGATACATCATTAAGGCTGAAGCCGCCAACTTGACAACGCTGTTGCTACTTCTATCCCCTTGACGAAGGTGTGCCAAATGTTCAGGTTTAATATCAAACAGGCATCGCACCAAAGTCTAACATCTAAAGTTGGATGCCTCATCCAAACCACTATCCTGATTGATATATAGCAAAAAGAAGTCAGACAAAGAGCATCTccactcccccaccccctccccccccccaacaggccccccagggcGCCTTTTTTAGCGCCGACGCCGAAAAATCGGCCTGGTCATGTCCCCAGGGTCTTCTTTATCGTCGGTTTGGACCGAAGTAACAGCCGGCGAACCCGAACCGAACCCAGCCCCCCTGGGGGCGCCGGCCGAAGcaaaaaggcgcgtgggcccgctTGGTCGGCGACAGATAGGCCTTTTCCTGCCGTTTCCCTCCTTTCCCTTCGTTTCCTCATTGCTTCCTCCCTTCTGCCCCGCCACTCCCGCCATTCTCCTCCCGCTCCCCGCCATCTGGCCGCCATGCCGCCAAAGAAGTATTCGGCCCCTCACTCCGCTGCCGTTGCAGATTCCACCCAACCggagcagaggaagccgagggcgccgatgGAAAAATCACCGGGCATGTCCAACGCCGAGTGGAGGGCAGAGGTTCAGCGCCGGGAGGTTGTCACCACCGACCGGAAGAACAGGCTCAACACCAAGAAGGCCGCGGGCTCACTTCTTTCACCGTGTATGTCACTGACACTTATTCTTTGCTGCGCAGATGGTTCGGATGTTCAACATGTACCGCTAGGACAACAACGACcaagagttcaagttccttcacgtGTTCTCCCGGATCGAGTCGTGCGAGAAGTGGAGGGATGTCCGGctcaccctcgccaaggccaaggagacgtacaagccggacgcgcccgCCCAGGAGGCAGCGGATGGGCGCTTCGATGGCAACAAAAGAGCCAAGATGGCGAGGGACACGACACCGGCTGCCAAGTGGTTGCACTCATCGATCGAGCAGTGCATCGCTGACGCCAAGAACAACGCCGCAAAGATGAAGGAGAAATTCGACGCGCGGTGGTCGACATTGATGACGAAGCAGGACGTGAAGCTCGACCTACTCTGGACCAACGtcaccgcgaagaagaggaacactgaCCTGGCGATCTTGATGGGGGCGGACATGTCGACGATGGACGAACAGGTCAGGGCGTGGTacctggcggagcgcggcctcatcttgAACCAGATGCCTTCGACCACCGCGCCTACGCTCACGCCGACCCCAACGCTGACGCCCAACCCGAGCGATGAAGCCACGCCGACGCCGACCAGCCCGAGCACATAAGCCACGCCAACGCCGACTAGCCCGAGCGCAGAAGCCACGCCAACGCCAACCAGCCCCACACCGGAGGAGCCCGTCGTTTGATGCATTCCTTTGCCTACGCGTCCTTCCTTTTGAACGCCGAACTTTCGTGTATGTTTTCGCCGAATTGTGGCATGGTGATCGCCGAACTATGGCAGATCGCCGAACTTGTGACGTCTTTTGGTAGCGGGGAAGACAAATTTGAATTTATGTGCGTCTTGGGACCGAAACCTGGGGGCGCGGCCGGGAACTGAATCATCTCTAGGGCGAAAAAAACACTGGTGCATAGGCCAAAACGCAATCGTCAGGTGCGCTGGGGGGCTGAACGAGCGAAGAtgctctaagagcaactctagcagacctcgCATCCGGCCGgaccgcaaaacgcgtttgcagttcacg encodes the following:
- the LOC123102663 gene encoding auxin-binding protein 4, with translation MASGRTTSASVRGPRFAGAGRRGALLLALLLAAAAALLPVAEPSCPRDNSVVKDINKMHQSNYGIGGFSHITVAGALAHGMKEVEVWLQTISAGQRTPIHRHSCEEVFVVLKGRGTLLLGSTSLPYPGTPQEIPVFQNSTFTVPVNDPHQVWNSDEHEDLQVLVIISRPPVKIFLYEDWSMPHTAAKLKFPFVWDEDCLDAPKDEL